In Streptomyces canus, one DNA window encodes the following:
- a CDS encoding MFS transporter — protein MTTAQADTGRTVTTNIPARLDRLPWSRWHWTIVIGLGTVWILDGLEVTVVGNIASRLSEPGSGLSISSGQITGIAAALYVAGACVGALFWGRLTDKWGRKKLFMITLAVYLAATALTAVSFESWWFFAFRFLTGFGIGGEYAAINSAIDELIPAQYRGRVDLMINGSFWLGAVGGSLLSIVALNTDIFAKDVGWRLTFALGAVLAFVILLVRRHVPESPRWLLIHGRDEEAERIVTSIEERVEAERGGEPLPRPEGEITIHQRRSVTFVEIARTVFSDYRRRSVLGFSLFIGQAFLYNAITFGFGAILTTFFDVPTGDTGYYFAVIAIGNFCGPLLLGKLFDTVGRRVMISSTYLLSGLLLFGTAWLFDQGSLSAGTLTACWCAVLFFASAGASSAYLTVSEVFPMETRAMSIAFFYALGTAAGGISGPLLFADLTSTGKVGDTVLAFQIGAGLMCAAGLVAAFLAVRAERRSLEDIAKPLTASA, from the coding sequence TCGTCATCGGACTCGGCACCGTGTGGATCCTCGACGGCCTGGAGGTCACGGTCGTCGGCAACATCGCGAGTCGGCTCTCGGAGCCGGGGAGCGGCCTGTCCATCTCCTCCGGGCAGATCACCGGGATCGCGGCGGCCCTGTACGTGGCGGGCGCGTGCGTGGGGGCGCTGTTCTGGGGGCGGCTGACGGACAAGTGGGGCCGCAAGAAGCTGTTCATGATCACGCTGGCGGTGTATCTGGCGGCCACGGCGCTGACGGCGGTGTCCTTCGAGTCGTGGTGGTTCTTCGCGTTCCGTTTCCTGACCGGGTTCGGGATCGGCGGGGAGTACGCGGCGATCAACTCCGCGATCGACGAGCTGATTCCGGCGCAGTACCGGGGCCGGGTCGACCTGATGATCAACGGGAGTTTCTGGCTGGGAGCGGTGGGCGGCTCGCTGCTGTCGATCGTCGCGCTGAACACGGACATCTTCGCGAAGGACGTGGGGTGGCGGCTGACGTTCGCGCTGGGAGCGGTGCTGGCGTTCGTGATCCTTCTCGTACGGCGGCATGTGCCGGAGAGTCCGCGGTGGTTGCTGATCCATGGGCGGGACGAGGAGGCGGAGCGGATCGTCACCTCGATCGAGGAGCGGGTGGAGGCGGAGAGGGGCGGCGAGCCCTTGCCGCGGCCCGAGGGTGAGATCACGATCCATCAGCGGCGGAGTGTGACGTTCGTGGAGATCGCGCGGACGGTGTTCTCGGACTACCGTCGCCGGTCCGTGCTGGGGTTCTCACTCTTCATAGGCCAGGCCTTCCTCTACAACGCGATCACGTTCGGGTTCGGGGCGATCCTCACGACGTTCTTCGACGTGCCGACGGGGGACACCGGGTACTACTTCGCGGTCATCGCGATCGGTAACTTCTGTGGGCCGCTGTTGCTGGGGAAGCTGTTCGACACGGTGGGGCGGCGGGTGATGATCTCGTCGACGTATCTGCTGTCGGGGCTGCTGCTGTTCGGGACGGCGTGGCTGTTCGACCAGGGGTCGCTGAGCGCGGGCACGCTGACGGCGTGCTGGTGTGCGGTGCTGTTCTTCGCGTCGGCGGGGGCGTCGAGCGCCTACCTCACGGTGTCCGAGGTGTTCCCGATGGAGACGCGGGCCATGTCGATCGCGTTCTTCTACGCGCTGGGTACGGCGGCGGGCGGCATCAGCGGACCGCTGCTGTTCGCCGACCTGACGAGCACGGGCAAGGTCGGCGACACGGTGCTGGCCTTCCAGATCGGCGCGGGTCTGATGTGCGCGGCGGGTCTGGTGGCGGCGTTCCTCGCGGTGCGGGCGGAGCGGCGGTCGCTGGAGGACATCGCGAAGCCGCTGACGGCGTCGGCGTGA